A single genomic interval of Campylobacter concisus harbors:
- a CDS encoding response regulator has protein sequence MKILIVENEIYLAGSMASKLADFGYDCEIAKSVKESLKFENFDVVLLSTTLPGQDFYPVIEKFKNSIIILLIAYINSDTVLKPIQAGAVDYIQKPFMIEELVRKIKHFEEFRNFKNEIKNYESYVNYALKEYEISSFEAKKIKFPLLLKSSKSGYSDKFIFSYVKACKLPFLFLGKACFSELEKALSKNGDELIYMTNLEELKQEEKEKILEICKKKKVAISTSNFAQKAPFEELELSGRDKNFNIDEIVTIDEYIKYIIVNYQDKFPDTELSKKLGISRKSLWEKRKKYDVSKKK, from the coding sequence ATGAAAATTTTAATAGTAGAAAATGAAATTTACCTAGCTGGCTCGATGGCTAGTAAGCTAGCTGATTTTGGCTACGACTGTGAGATTGCCAAGAGCGTTAAAGAGTCATTGAAGTTTGAAAATTTTGATGTAGTGTTACTTTCTACCACACTCCCAGGGCAGGATTTTTACCCTGTTATCGAAAAATTTAAAAATTCTATCATTATTTTACTAATCGCTTATATCAATAGTGACACTGTGCTAAAACCAATCCAAGCAGGAGCGGTTGATTACATCCAAAAGCCATTTATGATAGAAGAGCTAGTTAGAAAGATAAAGCATTTTGAGGAATTTAGAAATTTCAAAAACGAGATCAAAAACTATGAAAGCTACGTAAATTACGCTTTAAAAGAGTACGAAATTTCTAGCTTTGAGGCAAAAAAGATAAAATTTCCACTGCTTTTAAAATCAAGCAAAAGCGGATACAGCGATAAATTTATATTTAGCTACGTAAAAGCTTGCAAATTACCATTTTTATTTTTAGGCAAAGCCTGTTTCTCTGAGCTTGAAAAGGCATTGTCCAAAAATGGTGATGAGCTAATCTATATGACAAATTTAGAAGAGCTAAAACAAGAAGAAAAAGAGAAAATTTTAGAAATTTGTAAAAAGAAAAAAGTCGCGATCTCAACTAGCAATTTTGCACAAAAAGCACCATTTGAAGAGCTTGAACTTTCAGGACGCGATAAAAATTTCAATATCGATGAGATCGTTACGATCGATGAATATATAAAATACATAATCGTTAATTATCAAGATAAATTCCCTGATACAGAACTTAGCAAGAAGCTTGGAATTTCTAGAAAATCACTTTGGGAAAAGAGAAAGAAATATGACGTCAGCAAGAAAAAATAG